From Vulpes vulpes isolate BD-2025 chromosome 7, VulVul3, whole genome shotgun sequence, one genomic window encodes:
- the ARL4A gene encoding ADP-ribosylation factor-like protein 4A, with translation MGNGLSDQTSILSSLPSFQSFHIVILGLDCAGKTTVLYRLQFNEFVNTVPTKGFNTEKIKVTLGNSKTVTFHFWDVGGQEKLRPLWKSYTRCTDGIVFVVDSVDVERMEEAKTELHKITRISENQGVPVLIVANKQDLRNSLSLSEIEKLLAMGELSSSTPWHLQPTCAIIGDGLKEGLEKLHDMIIKRRKMLRQQKKKR, from the coding sequence ATGGGGAATGGACTGTCAGACCAGACTTCTATCTTGTCCAGCCTGCCTTCATTTCAGTCCTTTCACATTGTTATTCTGGGTTTGGACTGTGCCGGAAAGACAACTGTATTATACAGGCTGCAGTTCAATGAATTTGTAAATACTGTACCTACCAAAGGATTTAACACTGAAAAAATTAAGGTAACCTTGGGAAATTCCAAAACAGTCACTTTTCACTTCTGGGATGTAGGTGGCCAGGAGAAGCTAAGGCCACTGTGGAAGTCCTATACCAGATGCACAGATGGCATCGTGTTTGTTGTGGACTCTGTTGATGTTGAAAGAATGGAAGAAGCCAAAACTGAACTTCATAAAATAACCAGGATATCAGAAAATCAGGGAGTCCCTGTACTTATCGTTGCTAACAAACAGGACCTGAGGAACTCACTGTCTCTGTCAGAAATTGAGAAATTGTTAGCAATGGGTGAACTGAGCTCATCAACTCCCTGGCATTTACAGCCCACCTGTGCAATCATAGGAGATGGACTAAAGGAAGGACTTGAGAAACTACATGATAtgataattaaaagaagaaaaatgttgcggcaacagaaaaagaaaagatga